One stretch of Meriones unguiculatus strain TT.TT164.6M chromosome 7, Bangor_MerUng_6.1, whole genome shotgun sequence DNA includes these proteins:
- the Trmt61a gene encoding tRNA (adenine(58)-N(1))-methyltransferase catalytic subunit TRMT61A: protein MSFVAYEELIKEGDTVILSLGHGSMVAVRVQRGAQTQTRHGVLRHSVDLIGRPFGSKVICSRGGWVYALHPTPELWTVNLPHRTQILYSTDIALLTMMLELRPGSVVCESGTGSGSVSHAIIRSIAPTGHLHTVEFHQQRADKAREEFQEHRVSQWVTVHTQDVCRSGFGVIHVADAVFLDIPSPWEAVGHAWDALKVEGGRFCSFSPCIEQVQRTCQALAARGFTELSTLEVLPQLYNVRTVSLPLPDLGANDSEASPDASPFRSGTPMKETVGHTGYLTFATKTPG from the exons ATGAGTTTCGTGGCATATGAGGAGCTGATCAAGGAAGGCGACACGGTCATCCTGTCGCTGGGCCATGGCTCGATGGTGGCAGTGCGTGTGCAGCGTGGGGCGCAGACCCAGACCCGGCATGGTGTCCTGCGGCACTCAGTGGACCTCATTGGCCGCCCGTTTGGCTCCAAGGTGATCTGCAGCAGAGGCGGCTGGGTGTACGCGCTGCACCCCACTCCTGAGCTCTGGACAGTGAACCTGCCCCACCGCACACAGATCCTCTACTCCACAGACATTGCCTTACTCACCATGATGCTGGAGCTGCGGCCGGGTTCTGTGGTCTGTGAGTCAG GCACGGGCAGTGGTTCTGTCTCCCATGCCATCATCCGCAGTATCGCCCCCACTGGCCACCTACACACGGTGGAGTTCCACCAGCAGCGGGCGGACAAGGCCCGGGAGGAGTTCCAAGAGCATCGGGTGAGCCAGTGGGTGACCGTGCACACCCAGGATGTGTGCCGCAGTGGCTTCGGCGTGATCCACGTGGCTGACGCGGTCTTTCTGGATATCCCATCACCCTGGGAAGCAGTGGGCCATGCCTGGGATGCCCTCAAGGTTGAAG GTGGGCGCTTCTGCTCCTTTTCTCCGTGCATTGAGCAGGTGCAGCGAACGTGCCAAGCCCTGGCAGCCCGTGGCTTCACAGAGCTCAGCACCCTGGAGGTGCTGCCACAGCTCTACAATGTGCGCACTGTCAGTCTGCCCTTGCCTGACCTGGGGGCCAACGACTCGGAGGCCAGCCCTGATGCCAGCCCCTTCCGTAGCGGCACACCCATGAAGGAGACTGTGGGCCACACTGGGTACCTGACTTTTGCCACCAAGACCCCAGGCTAG
- the Bag5 gene encoding BAG family molecular chaperone regulator 5: MEMGNQHPSISRLQEIQREVKNIEPQVVGFSGLSDDKNYKKLERILTKQLFEIDSVDTEGKGDIQQARKRAAQETEGLLKELEQNANHPHRLEIQNIFSEAQVLVKEKIVPFYSGGNPVTDEFEEAIQDIILRLTHVKTGGKVSLRKARYYALTKICAVQEIMEDCMKKQPSLPLSEDVHPSVSKINSVMCEVNKARGTLIALLMGVDSTETCRHLSCVLSGLIADLDALDVCGRTEIRNYRREVVEDINTLLKYLDLEEEADNTHAFDLGQNHSIIKIEKVLKRMREIKNELLQVQSPPELYLSSKTELQGLIGQLDEVSVEKNPCIREARRRAVIEVQTLITYLDLKEALEKRKLSPCEETPPHKAVWGVLGNLSEIQGEVLSFGGNRTDKNYIRLEELLTKQLLALDAVDPQGEEKCKAARKQAVKLAQNILSYLDLKSDEWEY, encoded by the coding sequence ATGGAGATGGGAAACCAACACCCCTCTATTAGCAGGCTCCAGGAGATCCAGCGGGAAGTAAAGAACATAGAGCCACAAGTGGTTGGCTTCAGTGGCCTGTCAGATGACAAGAATTACAAGAAACTGGAGAGGATTCTGACGAAACAACTTTTTGAAATAGACTCTGTAGatacagaaggaaaaggagacatTCAGCAGGCTAGGAAGAGGGCAGCACAGGAGACAGAAGGCCTTCTCAAAGAGTTGGAGCAGAATGCAAACCACCCACACAGGCTTGAAATCCAGAACATCTTTAGTGAAGCGCAGGTCCTCGTGAAAGAAAAGATTGTGCCCTTTTACAGTGGGGGCAACCCTGTGACTGATGAGTTTGAGGAAGCCATCCAGGACATCATCCTGAGGCTCACACATGTTAAAACTGGAGGGAAAGTCTCCTTGCGGAAAGCAAGGTACTATGCACTAACCAAGATCTGTGCAGTGCAAGAGATTATGGAAGACTGCATGAAGAAACAGCCTTCCCTGCCACTGTCTGAGGATGTGCATCCTTCTGTCTCCAAGATCAACTCTGTGATGTGTGAGGTGAACAAGGCCAGGGGCACTTTGATCGCACTTCTGATGGGTGTGGACAGTACTGAGACTTGCAGGCACTTATCATGCGTGCTGTCGGGGCTGATTGCTGATCTAGATGCCCTAGACGTGTGCGGGCGGACGGAGATCAGGAATTACCGGAGAGAGGTGGTAGAGGACATCAACACATTACTGAAATATCTAGATTTAGAAGAGGAAGCTGACAATACGCATGCATTTGACCTGGGACAGAACCATTccattataaaaatagaaaaggtcCTCAAGAGgatgagagaaataaaaaatgagcTGCTCCAGGTGCAGAGCCCTCCTGAGTTGTATCTGAGCTCCAAGACAGAGCTGCAGGGCTTGATCGGACAGCTGGATGAAGTAAGTGTTGAGAAGAACCCCTGCATCCGGGAAGCCAGGAGACGAGCAGTGATTGAAGTCCAGACCCTCATCACGTATCTGGACCTGAAGGAAGCCCTTGAGAAGAGGAAGCTGTCCCCTTGTGAGGAAACCCCGCCGCATAAGGCTGTGTGGGGTGTCCTTGGAAATCTGTCCGAGATCCAGGGAGAAGTCCTCTCTTTTGGTGGAAATCGAACTGATAAGAACTACATCCGTCTAGAGGAGCTACTGACCAAACAGCTACTGGCTCTGGATGCTGTTGACCCACAGGGGGAAGAGAAGTGTAAGGCTGCCAGGAAACAGGCTGTGAAGCTGGCCCAGAACATCCTCAGCTACCTTGACCTGAAGTCTGATGAGTGGGAGTACTGA
- the LOC110560175 gene encoding cytochrome c oxidase assembly factor 8 isoform X8 gives MAALPPGTKALGLPLCRFFSGGGVRLARERGSERRDAASSRVSRFCPPRQSCHDWIGPPDQYSNLRPVHFHVPEDESPLEQRLRELRQETQEWNQQFWANQNLSFNKEKEEFIYSRLQAKGSGLRTKSGQRATLDAEEMADFYKEFLSKNFQKHMCYNRV, from the exons ATGGCGGCTTTGCCGCCCGGAACCAAAGCCCTTGGACTGCCTCTCTGCCGCTTCTTCTCCGGCGGCGGCGTCCGGCTGGCCCGTGAGCGCGGTTCGGAGCGCAGGGATGCTGCGTCCAGCCGG GTCTCAAGATTCTGCCCTCCAAGACAGTCTTGCCATGACTGGATAGGCCCCCCGGATCAATACTCAAACCTTCGTCCTGTTCATTTTCACGTCCCTGAAGACGAGTCCCCCTTGGAACAAAGGCTTAGAGAATTGAGGCAAGAAACACAGGAATGGAACCAGCAGTTCTGGGCCAACCAGAATTTGTCTTTCAATAAG GAAAAAGAAGAATTCATTTACTCAAGACTCCAAGCTAAAGGCTCAGGCCTTCGAACCAAGTCAG GTCAGAGAGCAACGCTGGATGCGGAGGAGATGGCTGACTTTTATAAGGAGTTTCTGAGTAAGAATTTCCAGAAGCACATGTGCTATAACCG
- the LOC110560175 gene encoding cytochrome c oxidase assembly factor 8 isoform X7 has protein sequence MAALPPGTKALGLPLCRFFSGGGVRLARERGSERRDAASSRVSRFCPPRQSCHDWIGPPDQYSNLRPVHFHVPEDESPLEQRLRELRQETQEWNQQFWANQNLSFNKEKEEFIYSRLQAKGSGLRTKSGQRATLDAEEMADFYKEFLSKNFQKHMCYNRAMASP, from the exons ATGGCGGCTTTGCCGCCCGGAACCAAAGCCCTTGGACTGCCTCTCTGCCGCTTCTTCTCCGGCGGCGGCGTCCGGCTGGCCCGTGAGCGCGGTTCGGAGCGCAGGGATGCTGCGTCCAGCCGG GTCTCAAGATTCTGCCCTCCAAGACAGTCTTGCCATGACTGGATAGGCCCCCCGGATCAATACTCAAACCTTCGTCCTGTTCATTTTCACGTCCCTGAAGACGAGTCCCCCTTGGAACAAAGGCTTAGAGAATTGAGGCAAGAAACACAGGAATGGAACCAGCAGTTCTGGGCCAACCAGAATTTGTCTTTCAATAAG GAAAAAGAAGAATTCATTTACTCAAGACTCCAAGCTAAAGGCTCAGGCCTTCGAACCAAGTCAG GTCAGAGAGCAACGCTGGATGCGGAGGAGATGGCTGACTTTTATAAGGAGTTTCTGAGTAAGAATTTCCAGAAGCACATGTGCTATAACCG
- the LOC110560175 gene encoding cytochrome c oxidase assembly factor 8 isoform X6, whose protein sequence is MAALPPGTKALGLPLCRFFSGGGVRLARERGSERRDAASSRVSRFCPPRQSCHDWIGPPDQYSNLRPVHFHVPEDESPLEQRLRELRQETQEWNQQFWANQNLSFNKEKEEFIYSRLQAKGSGLRTKSGQRATLDAEEMADFYKEFLSKNFQKHMCYNRDVLRSSSVVRG, encoded by the exons ATGGCGGCTTTGCCGCCCGGAACCAAAGCCCTTGGACTGCCTCTCTGCCGCTTCTTCTCCGGCGGCGGCGTCCGGCTGGCCCGTGAGCGCGGTTCGGAGCGCAGGGATGCTGCGTCCAGCCGG GTCTCAAGATTCTGCCCTCCAAGACAGTCTTGCCATGACTGGATAGGCCCCCCGGATCAATACTCAAACCTTCGTCCTGTTCATTTTCACGTCCCTGAAGACGAGTCCCCCTTGGAACAAAGGCTTAGAGAATTGAGGCAAGAAACACAGGAATGGAACCAGCAGTTCTGGGCCAACCAGAATTTGTCTTTCAATAAG GAAAAAGAAGAATTCATTTACTCAAGACTCCAAGCTAAAGGCTCAGGCCTTCGAACCAAGTCAG GTCAGAGAGCAACGCTGGATGCGGAGGAGATGGCTGACTTTTATAAGGAGTTTCTGAGTAAGAATTTCCAGAAGCACATGTGCTATAACCG